A window of the Atribacterota bacterium genome harbors these coding sequences:
- a CDS encoding 50S ribosomal protein L11 methyltransferase, with amino-acid sequence MKRTWIKVTFILLEDQKDAFWWWFSKLDSLGAWEVDCQTVIAYFLQPLPQMSLPFVERWWQEEEEEGDWGKWRENFSPIWIDEDLVVRPPWEEKMNALFDVVIYPAYAFGTGHHPTTYGCLRFIKKYFQEGMSFLDVGIGSGILSILALKMGAKRVYGIDVDPLAIEEVQRNLALNDLENSHVELFVGDMSRVEGKFDFIVANIGPYFSLKYLLIMTNHLEKGGKILLSGFEEGDWPPIEQKIHELRLVLLEKLTVSSWMSVVCQS; translated from the coding sequence ATGAAGAGAACCTGGATTAAAGTGACCTTTATCCTCCTTGAAGACCAAAAAGATGCATTCTGGTGGTGGTTTTCGAAACTGGATAGCTTAGGGGCATGGGAAGTGGATTGTCAAACGGTGATCGCGTACTTTTTACAACCCCTCCCTCAAATGTCGCTTCCCTTTGTAGAAAGGTGGTGGCAGGAAGAGGAGGAAGAAGGAGATTGGGGAAAATGGAGAGAAAACTTTTCTCCCATATGGATTGACGAAGACTTGGTGGTGCGTCCTCCCTGGGAAGAAAAGATGAACGCGCTTTTTGATGTAGTCATCTACCCTGCTTATGCTTTCGGAACCGGGCACCATCCCACCACCTATGGGTGCCTGCGCTTCATCAAAAAATATTTTCAAGAGGGGATGAGTTTCCTTGACGTTGGAATTGGTTCAGGGATTCTCAGTATCCTGGCGTTGAAAATGGGAGCAAAGAGGGTATACGGAATTGATGTGGATCCGCTGGCGATTGAAGAAGTACAGAGGAACCTGGCCCTCAATGACTTGGAGAATTCCCATGTGGAGCTTTTTGTGGGGGATATGAGTCGGGTGGAGGGAAAATTTGACTTTATTGTTGCCAACATCGGTCCTTACTTTTCCTTGAAATATCTATTGATTATGACAAACCATTTAGAAAAAGGCGGAAAAATTCTTCTTTCTGGTTTTGAAGAAGGAGATTGGCCACCTATTGAGCAAAAAATTCACGAGTTGAGACTTGTGCTCTTGGAAAAATTAACAGTGTCATCTTGGATGAGCGTGGTCTGCCAAAGCTGA
- the thrS gene encoding threonine--tRNA ligase, whose protein sequence is MEQDRKVIAILTTEDRVVDLNLAKGAIEIKKYLSFGDEKGKEIYWHSTSHIMAQAVKRLFPKAKLAIGPAIEEGFYYDFDLPETFNEEDLSRIEEEMWRIVQADIPFERLEVSKEEAEKIFAERGETYKLEILKELEESVVSLYRQEEFVDLCRGPHLPSTGYVKAFKLLSVSGAYWRGKENNPMLQRIYGISFDSEEELKKYLERIEEAKKRDHRRLGKELELFSLHEEGPGFPFFHPKGMVVVNTLLELWRKEHARRGYQEIRTPVILEKSLWERSGHWEHYRENMYFTKIDEREFAIKPMNCPGGILVFQSRLRSYRELPLRLAELGVVHRHELSGVLHGLMRVRCFTQDDAHIYMEPRHIKSEIIGVVELASFFYRLFNFEYEVELSTRPEKSLGSDEMWAMATSALQEALEEIGFPYRVNEGEGAFYGPKIDFHLRDCLGRRWQCGTIQLDFAMPEKFDLSYVGEDGAKHRPVMLHRTVLGSIERFLGILLEHFAGALPLWLAPVQVMILPVAERHLSYAREVGGILLQKGIRVEWSEEKATLGAKIRKAELEKVPYLLIIGDREVEGKTVSVRRRKEGDLGSFGIGMFLERIQREIEEKVAN, encoded by the coding sequence ATGGAGCAGGATAGAAAAGTGATTGCAATCCTCACTACCGAAGACCGGGTTGTGGACCTCAATTTGGCAAAAGGAGCGATAGAAATTAAAAAATATCTTTCTTTTGGAGATGAAAAAGGGAAAGAAATTTATTGGCACAGCACTTCCCATATCATGGCTCAGGCGGTAAAAAGGCTTTTCCCCAAAGCGAAGTTGGCTATAGGACCAGCTATTGAAGAGGGTTTTTACTACGACTTTGACCTTCCTGAAACGTTCAACGAGGAAGATTTGTCAAGGATTGAAGAAGAAATGTGGCGCATCGTTCAGGCGGACATTCCTTTTGAACGCCTGGAAGTTTCAAAAGAGGAAGCGGAGAAGATTTTTGCTGAGCGTGGCGAAACCTATAAGCTGGAAATCTTAAAGGAACTGGAAGAAAGTGTGGTGAGTCTTTATCGCCAAGAAGAATTTGTGGACCTGTGTCGTGGTCCTCACCTCCCCTCCACAGGATATGTGAAGGCGTTCAAACTTTTGAGTGTTTCTGGGGCCTACTGGCGGGGAAAGGAAAATAACCCCATGTTGCAACGAATTTATGGAATCTCTTTCGATAGTGAGGAAGAATTGAAAAAATATCTGGAGCGAATCGAAGAGGCAAAAAAGAGGGACCATCGAAGATTAGGAAAGGAACTCGAACTTTTTAGTCTCCATGAAGAGGGTCCTGGATTTCCATTTTTCCATCCCAAGGGGATGGTAGTGGTGAATACCCTTTTGGAGCTTTGGAGAAAGGAGCATGCCAGGCGGGGTTATCAGGAGATCCGTACCCCCGTCATTCTGGAAAAGAGTCTCTGGGAGCGTTCAGGACACTGGGAACATTATCGGGAAAACATGTATTTTACAAAAATTGACGAACGTGAGTTCGCCATTAAACCTATGAATTGCCCGGGAGGAATCCTGGTTTTTCAAAGTCGTCTGCGAAGTTATCGAGAACTCCCTTTAAGGCTTGCTGAACTGGGGGTGGTGCATCGCCACGAACTTTCTGGGGTCTTGCATGGCTTGATGCGGGTTCGCTGTTTCACCCAAGATGATGCCCATATCTATATGGAGCCAAGACATATCAAATCGGAAATTATTGGAGTGGTCGAACTGGCCAGTTTCTTTTATCGTCTGTTTAATTTTGAGTACGAAGTTGAGTTGAGTACTCGACCGGAGAAATCTCTGGGATCCGATGAAATGTGGGCAATGGCTACAAGTGCTCTTCAGGAGGCTTTGGAAGAGATTGGGTTTCCCTATCGGGTGAACGAGGGGGAGGGGGCTTTTTATGGTCCCAAAATTGATTTCCATTTGCGGGATTGTTTGGGGCGACGCTGGCAGTGTGGAACGATTCAGCTTGATTTTGCCATGCCTGAAAAATTTGATCTCTCTTACGTTGGTGAGGACGGCGCAAAACATCGGCCGGTTATGCTTCATCGGACTGTTCTAGGGAGTATTGAACGGTTTTTGGGAATTCTCCTGGAGCACTTTGCTGGAGCATTGCCCCTGTGGCTGGCACCAGTGCAGGTGATGATTTTGCCGGTTGCGGAAAGACATTTGTCTTATGCACGTGAGGTGGGCGGTATTCTTCTGCAGAAAGGAATACGAGTGGAATGGAGCGAAGAAAAGGCCACCTTGGGAGCCAAAATCAGGAAAGCGGAATTGGAGAAGGTTCCATATCTTCTTATCATCGGAGACCGAGAAGTGGAAGGAAAAACTGTCAGTGTGCGGAGGAGAAAAGAAGGGGATCTGGGTTCGTTTGGAATCGGGATGTTTTTGGAAAGAATTCAGAGAGAAATCGAGGAGAAAGTGGCCAATTAG
- the ftcD gene encoding glutamate formimidoyltransferase: MKKIIQSAINVSTALHEVVEEIVQSLSTVPSLLIADYSSDPDHNRSVITLLGDEASLEEAVMRIFQIASVRLDISRHTGEHPRIGAVDVVPFTPWRKSNMEECRELAWRVGERVAKEFQVPVYFYAEASRMPEHRDLSLLRRGGYELLREAINRVPGRQPDLGPLRLHPTLGAVAIGARNPLVAFNVNLDTRDLEVAKYIAQKVRGDRGGLRYVKAIGVHLHSRGLVQVSMNLLDFRKSTLYQALEFVRFEAQRFGVRVKGAEIIGLVPLEALVDVASFYLGIPELKSSQVLEYHLLNLDEGES, translated from the coding sequence ATGAAAAAAATCATTCAGAGTGCCATCAATGTGAGTACCGCTTTGCATGAGGTTGTAGAAGAGATAGTTCAATCACTCTCTACCGTGCCTTCTCTCCTTATCGCTGATTATTCTTCGGATCCGGATCATAATCGTTCGGTAATTACCCTTCTTGGGGATGAGGCCAGTCTTGAAGAAGCGGTGATGCGAATCTTTCAAATTGCTTCCGTAAGGTTGGATATTTCTCGACATACCGGAGAACATCCTCGTATTGGAGCGGTGGATGTGGTTCCATTTACACCTTGGAGGAAGTCAAATATGGAAGAGTGCCGAGAGCTGGCCTGGAGGGTAGGAGAAAGAGTAGCAAAAGAGTTTCAAGTTCCGGTGTACTTTTATGCTGAAGCATCTCGAATGCCTGAACACAGGGATTTATCACTGTTGCGCAGGGGAGGATATGAGCTCTTGCGGGAAGCAATTAACAGAGTTCCTGGGCGTCAACCCGATCTTGGTCCTTTGCGGCTTCATCCTACGCTTGGGGCGGTGGCCATTGGTGCAAGGAATCCCCTTGTGGCATTCAATGTGAACCTGGATACCAGAGATCTCGAGGTGGCAAAGTATATTGCTCAAAAGGTACGTGGAGACCGGGGGGGATTGCGTTATGTGAAAGCCATCGGTGTTCATCTCCATAGTCGTGGTCTTGTTCAAGTATCGATGAACCTCTTGGATTTTCGGAAGAGCACTCTTTATCAGGCGCTGGAATTTGTGCGTTTTGAAGCACAGCGTTTTGGGGTTCGAGTCAAAGGAGCAGAAATTATTGGACTTGTACCCCTGGAAGCTCTGGTGGATGTGGCGAGTTTCTACTTGGGTATTCCTGAACTGAAGAGTTCTCAGGTTCTGGAGTACCATCTTCTCAACCTTGATGAGGGAGAGTCCTAA
- a CDS encoding Hsp20/alpha crystallin family protein: MARRDIPVKREERQVSPVRRLWDLFDLRSDLDELFDELMEAPFFTRPLLSSAFPAMDVAETENEVIVKAEIPGVDPKNLEVHVAEDNLSVKGEIKDEWEEKGVGYCRRERYCGTFERAVGLPAKVKQEEVKAQYKDGVLTITLPKVEPSKPKTRKVEIEVA, encoded by the coding sequence ATGGCAAGAAGGGATATTCCGGTCAAACGAGAAGAGCGCCAGGTGAGTCCTGTGCGGCGCTTATGGGATCTTTTCGATTTGCGAAGCGATCTTGATGAACTTTTCGACGAGTTAATGGAAGCTCCTTTCTTTACCCGACCTCTTTTGAGTAGTGCCTTTCCGGCTATGGATGTGGCAGAGACGGAAAACGAAGTCATCGTGAAAGCTGAAATTCCTGGGGTTGATCCCAAAAATCTGGAAGTTCATGTGGCTGAGGACAATCTGAGCGTTAAGGGAGAAATCAAAGATGAGTGGGAAGAAAAAGGAGTAGGATACTGTCGAAGAGAGCGATACTGTGGTACTTTTGAGCGGGCTGTTGGCTTACCAGCCAAGGTAAAACAGGAGGAAGTAAAGGCCCAGTACAAAGATGGGGTTCTGACCATTACTCTTCCCAAAGTCGAACCGAGTAAGCCCAAAACCAGGAAAGTGGAGATCGAAGTTGCCTGA
- a CDS encoding protein-L-isoaspartate(D-aspartate) O-methyltransferase, with protein sequence MGLEEDATDRRTAMVEQQIIARGVRDRRVIEAFLKVPRHYFVPSEFQGLAYHDSPLPIGEGQTISQPYIVALMLELLVVEPKDRILEIGTGSGYQTALLAELGKEVYSVERIGVLLEKARVCLDSLGYTNVFLFRGDGTKGLPQFAPYEKIIVSACADRIYESWIEELTEGGIIVLPLEEKTGQNLIRGVKKEGQLYIESYGGCIFVPLIKE encoded by the coding sequence GTGGGTCTGGAAGAAGACGCTACGGATCGCCGTACGGCGATGGTAGAGCAACAGATTATTGCGCGAGGGGTACGGGATCGTCGGGTTATCGAAGCGTTCTTGAAAGTTCCTCGGCATTACTTTGTTCCTTCGGAATTCCAGGGTTTGGCTTATCATGACTCTCCCCTTCCCATTGGAGAAGGGCAAACGATTTCTCAGCCCTATATTGTGGCCCTCATGTTAGAACTTTTAGTCGTTGAGCCCAAGGACCGGATTCTGGAAATTGGTACCGGCTCTGGGTATCAAACTGCACTTCTGGCTGAGCTTGGTAAAGAGGTGTACAGTGTGGAGCGCATTGGAGTTCTTTTAGAAAAAGCGCGGGTTTGTCTTGATTCCTTGGGATATACCAATGTTTTTCTGTTTCGGGGTGATGGGACAAAGGGCCTACCGCAATTTGCTCCGTACGAAAAAATCATCGTGAGTGCCTGTGCGGATAGAATTTATGAATCGTGGATTGAAGAGTTGACCGAGGGGGGCATTATTGTCCTTCCTCTGGAAGAGAAAACCGGGCAAAATCTGATTCGAGGGGTAAAGAAGGAAGGGCAATTGTACATCGAAAGTTATGGAGGATGTATTTTTGTTCCCCTCATTAAAGAGTAA
- a CDS encoding Gfo/Idh/MocA family oxidoreductase, translating to MGEKVGFVTMGEVRGEGGEIPRIGIGMLGYAFMGKAHTNAYKKYPYIFWPPVAIPRLVAICGRNEKAVEEARVRYGYEKAYRDWQEMLKDPEVQILDNSGPNSLHYEPSVTALNMGKHVFCEKPLAGTVEEARKMWEAAQKSSAKSMVCFNYRFVPALRLARDFITQGKLGEIYHFRAQYLQEWIMDPNFPMVWRLDKDVAGSGALGDLGSHIIDLARFLIGDISTVSALTRTFIKERPSIEDPAKKVPVTVDDAFVAVVEFSCGAIGTLEASRFCAGRKNHQVIEINGSRGSIRFNLERFNELEVHLVGEEPKVFQGFHQVLVTESYHPFYEYWWPHGHIIGWEHTFVHAISHLLDAVVNDKAVAPYGATFEDGYRCAVICDAIVRSSLSGRKEEIHY from the coding sequence ATGGGTGAGAAAGTTGGTTTTGTGACTATGGGAGAGGTAAGAGGTGAAGGGGGTGAAATTCCGAGAATTGGTATTGGCATGTTGGGATATGCCTTTATGGGCAAAGCCCATACCAATGCTTACAAAAAATATCCCTATATCTTCTGGCCTCCGGTCGCAATACCCAGGCTTGTGGCCATCTGCGGGAGAAATGAGAAAGCGGTTGAAGAAGCTCGAGTCCGATATGGATATGAAAAGGCGTATCGGGACTGGCAGGAAATGCTCAAAGACCCTGAAGTTCAGATTCTTGACAATAGTGGTCCAAATTCGCTTCATTATGAACCTTCGGTGACTGCACTCAACATGGGAAAGCATGTTTTCTGTGAGAAACCCTTGGCGGGAACGGTTGAGGAAGCTCGAAAAATGTGGGAGGCAGCGCAAAAGTCTTCGGCCAAGTCCATGGTGTGTTTTAATTATCGCTTTGTTCCTGCGCTGCGTTTAGCCCGTGATTTTATCACCCAGGGAAAATTGGGAGAAATTTACCATTTTCGAGCTCAGTATTTGCAGGAATGGATTATGGATCCAAACTTTCCGATGGTATGGCGCCTTGATAAGGATGTCGCCGGATCAGGAGCGCTGGGGGATTTGGGTTCGCATATCATTGATCTGGCACGTTTCCTTATCGGTGATATTAGTACTGTAAGTGCGTTAACCCGGACCTTTATCAAAGAGCGACCATCTATTGAAGATCCCGCCAAAAAGGTTCCTGTCACTGTGGACGACGCATTTGTCGCCGTTGTGGAGTTCTCCTGCGGAGCAATTGGAACGCTTGAAGCATCGCGCTTTTGTGCTGGACGAAAGAATCATCAAGTCATAGAAATTAATGGTTCTCGAGGCAGTATTCGATTCAATCTGGAGCGATTCAACGAGCTTGAAGTTCATCTGGTGGGTGAGGAACCAAAGGTTTTCCAGGGGTTTCATCAGGTACTCGTTACTGAGAGTTACCATCCTTTTTACGAATACTGGTGGCCGCATGGACACATTATCGGATGGGAACATACTTTCGTCCATGCGATTTCGCATTTATTGGATGCGGTGGTCAATGATAAAGCAGTCGCACCATATGGAGCTACTTTTGAAGATGGATACCGCTGCGCCGTGATTTGTGATGCCATCGTCCGTTCGTCGCTGTCAGGAAGAAAAGAAGAGATTCACTATTAA
- the purQ gene encoding phosphoribosylformylglycinamidine synthase subunit PurQ, with protein sequence MKFGVVVFPGSNCDYDCYYVLANVMRVDTVWLWHQDHDLQGCDCVILPGGFSYGDYLRTGAIARFSPIMASIRRFAQEGGLVLGICNGFQILLESGLLPGALLPNRDGRFVCRYTYLKVENTDTPFTQLFSPGEIVRIPIAHHQGNFFMSSSELEELKRKKQIIFRYCGPHGEENVRFNPNGSVENIAGVTSPDFRVLGMMPHPERASEALLGSEDGKKLFLSLITWLKENQGGRNRKNR encoded by the coding sequence ATGAAATTCGGTGTCGTGGTATTTCCAGGTTCGAACTGTGATTACGATTGTTACTACGTTCTTGCAAACGTGATGCGAGTTGATACAGTCTGGCTCTGGCATCAAGATCACGATTTACAGGGATGTGACTGTGTGATTTTGCCTGGTGGTTTTAGTTACGGTGACTATCTCCGTACAGGGGCTATTGCTCGTTTTTCACCCATTATGGCATCGATTCGGAGATTTGCCCAGGAAGGGGGTTTAGTCCTTGGTATCTGCAACGGTTTCCAGATTCTCCTGGAAAGTGGACTTCTTCCGGGAGCACTTTTGCCAAATCGGGATGGACGTTTTGTGTGTCGGTATACCTATTTAAAGGTGGAAAATACCGATACACCCTTTACACAACTTTTTTCTCCTGGAGAGATCGTCCGAATCCCCATTGCCCATCATCAGGGGAATTTCTTTATGTCTTCTTCTGAGCTTGAGGAGCTGAAAAGAAAAAAGCAGATTATTTTTCGCTACTGTGGTCCTCATGGTGAGGAAAACGTACGTTTTAACCCTAATGGATCTGTGGAAAATATTGCTGGCGTCACTTCTCCAGATTTTAGAGTTTTGGGGATGATGCCCCACCCGGAGAGAGCTTCAGAGGCTCTCTTGGGTTCTGAAGATGGAAAAAAACTTTTTCTTTCTCTCATCACCTGGTTAAAGGAGAATCAAGGTGGAAGAAATCGAAAGAATCGGTGA
- a CDS encoding sodium:solute symporter family protein → MNTNLVFAVMIIYAFWGSALAFLSRREFRPSLVDYFLASNKLHWLTASLSYGATTYSAFMMLGLAGLTYRGGVGALGFELIYLSGLIWAVVLGPHIWKIGQVHRCISPAEALSVHYGSRLPGISYATISLVFLVPYTSVQLTGIGYLLETLSSGKIPYFWGLVIATTLAFLWVEIAGLRSVAITDSLQAGIMMVSSLSLVFILVSRFFGGWGGLFHAIEINYPQWLTVPGNGFFTFRTFLGLSLPWFFFSISNPQVSQRLLVPSSLREMRKMLMGFLFYGFFYTLITITLGFSARALIPDLKNPDLATPTILAQFSLPTWVILLSTLGILSAAVSTIDSIFLTLSSMFARDILGLSRRSEDEKLFLIRLALIPILCFATFLFALARFNLIALLSVASSAGLVAVVPAFIGGLVFKKGNAQNATLSILGGASVSLTLQLLNLKPLGLWPGVVTFLISTLLFAVPGFPSLKK, encoded by the coding sequence ATGAATACTAATCTCGTTTTTGCTGTGATGATCATTTATGCATTCTGGGGAAGTGCGCTGGCCTTTCTTTCCCGACGAGAATTTCGACCAAGCCTGGTTGACTACTTTTTGGCCAGCAATAAACTTCACTGGCTCACCGCTTCGCTTTCCTACGGTGCAACCACCTACAGTGCCTTCATGATGCTGGGGTTGGCTGGCTTAACCTACCGGGGCGGCGTGGGAGCTTTAGGATTTGAACTCATTTACCTCTCGGGCTTAATCTGGGCTGTAGTGCTGGGACCGCATATTTGGAAAATCGGACAGGTCCACCGGTGTATAAGTCCTGCAGAAGCGCTGAGCGTTCACTACGGAAGCAGACTGCCAGGAATTTCCTATGCAACGATTTCTCTGGTATTTCTTGTTCCGTACACCTCAGTACAACTCACCGGCATTGGATATCTTTTGGAAACGCTTTCCAGTGGAAAAATACCCTACTTCTGGGGGCTTGTCATCGCCACCACTCTTGCTTTCCTGTGGGTAGAAATTGCAGGACTCCGATCCGTAGCCATCACCGACAGTTTACAGGCAGGAATCATGATGGTCAGTTCCCTATCCCTTGTTTTCATTCTTGTCTCCCGCTTTTTTGGGGGGTGGGGAGGATTGTTTCACGCTATAGAAATCAATTACCCCCAGTGGCTAACGGTTCCCGGAAATGGTTTTTTCACTTTTCGTACCTTCCTGGGGCTTTCCCTGCCTTGGTTCTTTTTTAGTATTTCCAACCCCCAGGTTTCTCAGCGACTCCTCGTTCCTTCTTCGCTCCGGGAAATGCGTAAAATGCTCATGGGTTTCCTCTTTTACGGTTTCTTCTATACCCTGATTACCATCACCCTGGGGTTTTCGGCTCGTGCTTTGATTCCCGACCTCAAAAATCCGGACCTCGCCACTCCCACAATCCTTGCCCAGTTCTCCCTCCCGACATGGGTGATCCTCCTTAGCACCTTGGGGATTCTTTCGGCAGCGGTATCCACCATCGATTCCATTTTCCTTACCCTTTCTTCCATGTTTGCACGAGATATTCTAGGTCTTTCAAGACGAAGTGAAGATGAAAAGTTATTCCTGATTCGTTTGGCCCTCATTCCGATTCTCTGCTTTGCCACCTTTCTTTTTGCTCTGGCCCGTTTTAACCTTATCGCTCTTTTATCCGTGGCATCATCAGCAGGCCTGGTTGCGGTTGTCCCAGCGTTCATAGGTGGACTGGTTTTCAAAAAAGGGAACGCTCAAAACGCCACTCTGAGTATTTTAGGTGGTGCTTCGGTTTCTCTTACACTACAACTTTTAAACCTCAAACCACTGGGTCTGTGGCCTGGGGTGGTTACGTTTCTTATCTCAACCCTTCTTTTCGCAGTACCCGGTTTCCCCTCTCTAAAAAAATAA
- a CDS encoding class I SAM-dependent methyltransferase, protein MERVRTHQLFWNTQVRKEKNREKDLEKKIHTDLVWWEIEPLIRPGIQVLDAGGGFGRYSVELARRGCQVVHLDLSPSMVEEARRQAREAGVSMEFVVGKIQDLSLFEEGRFDLVLSLDAPISYAYPEEKRALRELTRVTKRFLVISVVNRLGQIPVAIEMELRWHKKLTWTKKFWESGNWDHPSFFEAIEEKIPFFSRFLFPPFHAFTPQEIINLVADNGLKVRRCVATGTLARLLSPAVRKKLVRSEELYREFLVLASSYDAQFEVLGMGCRVASGFLLIAEKEQK, encoded by the coding sequence GTGGAACGCGTAAGGACCCATCAGCTTTTCTGGAATACCCAGGTGCGTAAGGAGAAAAATCGGGAGAAGGATCTCGAAAAGAAAATTCATACCGATTTGGTTTGGTGGGAAATTGAACCCCTGATTCGTCCTGGAATTCAGGTTCTTGATGCGGGAGGTGGGTTTGGTCGATATTCAGTAGAACTTGCCCGGAGAGGGTGTCAGGTGGTTCATCTTGATCTTTCGCCTTCTATGGTGGAAGAAGCCCGAAGACAGGCTCGAGAAGCTGGGGTTTCAATGGAGTTTGTTGTAGGGAAGATTCAAGACCTTTCGCTTTTTGAGGAAGGACGCTTTGACCTGGTTTTGTCCCTGGATGCCCCGATTTCCTATGCGTATCCGGAGGAAAAAAGGGCCCTTCGAGAGCTTACTCGAGTAACCAAGCGGTTTTTGGTCATTTCTGTGGTGAACCGACTGGGACAGATCCCTGTCGCTATAGAGATGGAATTACGTTGGCATAAAAAGCTCACCTGGACTAAGAAATTCTGGGAGTCAGGAAATTGGGACCATCCTTCTTTTTTTGAAGCGATAGAAGAGAAAATCCCGTTTTTTTCTCGTTTCCTCTTTCCCCCCTTCCATGCGTTTACTCCCCAAGAAATCATCAATTTGGTAGCGGATAACGGATTAAAGGTCAGGCGGTGTGTGGCTACTGGAACTTTAGCTCGACTCCTTTCTCCGGCTGTCCGAAAAAAGTTGGTTCGCAGTGAGGAGCTCTATCGGGAATTTCTGGTTCTCGCCTCTTCCTACGACGCTCAATTTGAGGTTTTGGGGATGGGGTGTAGAGTTGCCTCTGGATTTTTGCTGATTGCCGAGAAGGAACAGAAATGA
- a CDS encoding acylphosphatase, translating into MNEWVQGRLVLRGRVQGVGYRYFVLRASQEFGVTGFVRNLPSGEVEVVAEGKKEEVEQFFEEVKRGPVSAHVSSFREEWFPFSGLYHDFRVGY; encoded by the coding sequence ATGAACGAATGGGTTCAGGGACGATTGGTTTTGAGGGGAAGAGTACAGGGGGTAGGGTACCGCTATTTTGTTTTGCGTGCTTCCCAAGAATTTGGGGTGACCGGTTTTGTGCGCAATCTTCCTTCGGGAGAGGTGGAAGTGGTCGCTGAAGGGAAAAAAGAAGAGGTGGAGCAGTTCTTTGAGGAGGTCAAAAGAGGTCCAGTCAGTGCTCATGTTAGTTCTTTTCGCGAGGAATGGTTTCCCTTCAGTGGTCTTTATCATGATTTCAGGGTGGGATACTGA
- a CDS encoding isochorismatase family cysteine hydrolase gives MRALLVIDMLNDFVTEQGVLFVGPQVNGVIPFIQNVLARYRKSNDPVIYVCDAHHANDAEFRLFPPHCVEGTWGAQVIDSLRSHGGEIIIPKRRFSAFFGTSLDITLREMEVRELEIVGVCTNICVLYTCAEARMLHYGVRVYREGVTSFDLLAHEWALKEMEKTLKAEVV, from the coding sequence ATGAGAGCCCTGCTTGTGATTGATATGCTGAACGACTTTGTGACTGAACAAGGGGTGCTTTTTGTGGGTCCCCAGGTAAATGGGGTGATTCCTTTTATCCAGAATGTTCTTGCTCGTTATCGGAAAAGCAACGACCCTGTCATTTATGTTTGTGATGCCCATCATGCGAACGATGCGGAGTTTCGGCTCTTTCCACCGCACTGTGTAGAAGGGACTTGGGGCGCGCAGGTTATTGACTCGCTTAGGTCTCATGGGGGAGAAATCATCATTCCCAAAAGGCGATTTAGTGCGTTTTTTGGTACTTCCCTCGATATTACCCTTCGAGAAATGGAAGTGAGGGAACTTGAAATCGTGGGTGTTTGTACGAACATCTGTGTCCTTTATACCTGTGCTGAAGCCCGGATGTTGCATTATGGTGTTCGGGTGTATCGAGAGGGAGTGACTTCTTTTGACCTTTTGGCTCACGAATGGGCTCTGAAAGAAATGGAGAAAACCTTGAAGGCTGAGGTGGTATAG
- the purS gene encoding phosphoribosylformylglycinamidine synthase subunit PurS, whose translation MKYRGKIIVVLKEGVFDPQGVTIRNALHTLGYGEVGEVKTGKFFEVMMEEENLELARKRIQEMCDQLLVNPVIERYSFEVGVEQ comes from the coding sequence ATGAAATACCGTGGTAAAATTATCGTTGTCTTAAAAGAAGGGGTATTCGATCCTCAGGGGGTAACAATTCGCAATGCTCTGCACACTTTGGGTTATGGGGAAGTTGGAGAAGTGAAAACGGGAAAATTCTTTGAGGTGATGATGGAAGAGGAGAATCTGGAATTGGCTCGCAAGCGTATCCAGGAAATGTGTGACCAGCTTTTAGTCAACCCGGTGATTGAACGGTATTCTTTTGAGGTTGGGGTTGAACAATGA